In one window of Shewanella goraebulensis DNA:
- a CDS encoding paraquat-inducible protein A: protein MPKSLDQDTIILCRSCDLAVQRRALPSNVRALCPRCHTALYDVPYCSVNGMLALCIAAILFYIPANFLPVLEIHFLGSIRATTVYESAVAVWVQGYWIVAVAVIAAAVIAPGLLILSILLQIIIVKRRLHSDFWQQTYRRLLKNHGLLSQLSMLEIYVISFLVAAFNLSDFSDIYLGMGTFCFGMLFLVILFLQREYNLEHMWRMVHEE from the coding sequence ATGCCAAAAAGTTTAGATCAAGACACCATTATATTGTGCCGTTCTTGTGATTTAGCTGTACAACGTCGTGCTCTGCCCTCTAATGTTCGGGCATTATGTCCTCGTTGTCACACGGCACTTTACGACGTACCCTATTGCTCGGTTAATGGCATGCTTGCTTTATGTATTGCCGCTATACTTTTTTATATCCCAGCCAACTTTCTACCTGTTTTAGAAATTCATTTTTTAGGCAGTATTAGGGCAACGACCGTTTATGAGAGTGCTGTTGCGGTTTGGGTACAAGGTTATTGGATTGTGGCAGTTGCAGTTATTGCTGCAGCAGTGATTGCCCCTGGGCTATTAATCTTGTCGATATTGTTACAAATCATAATTGTTAAGCGCCGCCTGCATTCTGACTTTTGGCAACAAACCTATCGCAGGTTACTAAAAAACCATGGGCTACTTTCACAACTATCAATGCTAGAAATTTATGTAATTTCATTCTTAGTGGCTGCATTTAATTTATCCGATTTTTCAGATATTTATCTAGGCATGGGCACATTTTGTTTTGGAATGCTATTTCTGGTGATTTTATTTTTACAGCGTGAATACAATTTAGAACATATGTGGAGAATGGTTCATGAAGAATAA
- a CDS encoding paraquat-inducible protein A, whose translation MTLCGTCRNINAISDARCSRCYSKIQPRNEQSLQQSWALLITAAILLIPANIYPITMLTNQGKVTYDTIFTGIVHLVHSDMIPIAIIVFTASILVPWLKIAGLAIYLTAISFNLPISKKKLMVGFHIIEWIGRWSMLDLFVIALTVAVVNMGQLLDAKPAPAATAFALVILLTQLAAKVLDTRLLWDRLEKNNDTN comes from the coding sequence ATGACACTTTGTGGTACCTGTCGTAATATTAATGCCATTTCAGATGCACGATGCAGTCGCTGTTACTCAAAAATACAACCCAGAAATGAACAAAGTTTACAGCAGAGTTGGGCGTTACTCATCACTGCTGCCATATTATTAATACCTGCCAATATTTATCCCATCACAATGCTGACTAACCAAGGCAAAGTGACATATGACACTATTTTTACTGGTATTGTACATCTGGTGCATTCAGATATGATCCCAATTGCTATTATTGTGTTTACAGCCAGTATATTAGTGCCTTGGTTAAAGATTGCGGGCTTAGCCATTTACTTAACCGCAATAAGTTTCAATTTACCTATTTCTAAAAAGAAGCTCATGGTTGGTTTCCATATTATCGAGTGGATTGGACGATGGTCTATGCTTGATTTATTCGTTATTGCGCTAACTGTTGCTGTAGTGAATATGGGACAACTTCTTGATGCAAAACCTGCACCTGCCGCTACAGCGTTCGCGCTAGTCATACTATTGACTCAATTAGCTGCAAAGGTACTTGATACACGTTTACTTTGGGATCGCTTGGAAAAAAACAATGACACGAATTGA
- a CDS encoding MlaD family protein: MTRIESPKVVKKKLFSPIWLLPIVALALGAWLGVKSIKESGIEIQVHFPSAIGIDIGKTLVKYQGLTVGKVTDISLDKDLSGVNVKIVMDYRSDPFLNKNTLFWLVTPKASITGIEGLDTLFSGNYIAIEPGDGSSTSEFIASTEAPSMIPNEEEGIVVKLTTPTLGSLDVGSLVFYRQVPVGKVVNYRLIDSNTIIISTFIEQQYAHLVNQDSQFWNVSGLKIDASLSGIKVNTESLASLLAGGISFNSDTKAAKAVTGDNYVLYPDEESAVKGVEFVLTADHADDISQGSAIVYRGIEVGKIHQTKLTENGVKFLAKFDSQYQQLLNADSQFWVAGAEISMDGVKHASRLLTGSVVNVLPGVAETSLPAQFTLQNQAPDLLSGDKLHIKLISEEHSGLTEGAEVRYKQMPIGEVTQVTFSHDFSGVEYRVEILPEFQSLLTTDSHFVSESALTIDASLDGVTVTTRDLNTIVAGAVSLVRGKTKASVRPNSQYALYNSTEHALESINQHKLTTMSLESIDGAGLSAGSPVYYKKMQIGSVKAVDWESKTDQFSITLSIQHKFNQLVRDNSVFWRNDAATIDASLSGIEVNIAPLEGALKGSISLGLLNEDQIGNQQRLYDSKELALKQAKTITLILPAEAKVASKAAIRYQGHQIGVVQQVKLNQDLDSLTASAYLYGEYADHFTKTDTEFFVVDAQISLAGIKAPETLITGPYIGVLPGKQTEATDSFDAHLSARYDADIDEDAVTLILEDKQLGSIKVGTPIFFRGISIGQVDGYSLSDSGNKVLMYSHIEKQYTHLVNKSSRFWDASGIKLEVGIFSGAQIETGSLETLLSGGISVVTEDVTTDVNALSSGASFSLYNKMKEEWRRWQPEQVKQ, encoded by the coding sequence ATGACACGAATTGAATCACCAAAAGTCGTTAAAAAGAAACTCTTCTCACCTATTTGGTTACTGCCTATTGTGGCACTTGCTCTAGGCGCTTGGCTTGGAGTTAAAAGTATCAAAGAATCAGGAATCGAAATACAAGTTCATTTCCCAAGTGCTATTGGCATCGATATCGGAAAAACCCTTGTCAAATACCAAGGATTAACAGTTGGTAAAGTAACAGATATTAGCCTTGATAAAGATTTATCAGGGGTGAATGTTAAAATCGTCATGGATTATCGTTCGGACCCGTTCCTTAATAAAAACACGCTCTTTTGGTTAGTCACACCTAAAGCCAGCATTACTGGAATTGAAGGTTTAGATACGTTATTTTCAGGAAATTACATTGCGATTGAGCCTGGAGACGGTAGTTCTACTTCTGAATTTATTGCTTCAACCGAAGCGCCTTCAATGATCCCAAATGAAGAAGAAGGTATTGTGGTAAAACTGACCACCCCGACTTTAGGCTCTCTTGATGTGGGCTCATTGGTTTTTTATCGCCAAGTCCCTGTTGGTAAAGTTGTTAATTATCGCTTAATCGATAGCAACACTATTATTATCAGCACCTTTATCGAGCAGCAATATGCACACCTAGTTAACCAGGATTCACAATTTTGGAATGTCTCAGGTCTTAAAATCGATGCGTCACTATCGGGAATCAAAGTTAACACAGAGAGTCTCGCGTCTTTACTAGCAGGAGGTATCAGCTTTAATTCTGATACTAAAGCTGCCAAGGCCGTTACAGGAGACAACTACGTTTTATATCCAGATGAAGAAAGTGCTGTCAAAGGTGTTGAATTTGTTTTAACAGCCGATCATGCAGATGATATAAGTCAAGGCTCAGCCATCGTATATCGCGGTATCGAAGTAGGTAAAATTCACCAAACTAAACTTACCGAAAACGGGGTTAAATTTTTAGCCAAGTTTGATAGTCAATATCAACAGCTACTTAATGCTGATAGCCAGTTTTGGGTAGCCGGCGCAGAAATATCAATGGACGGTGTAAAGCATGCAAGTCGCTTATTAACGGGTAGCGTGGTTAATGTCTTACCTGGGGTTGCTGAAACCAGTTTACCGGCTCAATTCACATTACAGAATCAAGCTCCTGACCTCCTTAGCGGTGATAAGCTTCATATCAAACTTATTTCAGAAGAACATAGCGGATTAACAGAAGGCGCTGAAGTAAGATACAAACAAATGCCAATTGGTGAAGTAACTCAAGTGACCTTCTCTCATGATTTTAGTGGTGTTGAGTATAGAGTTGAAATATTGCCCGAATTTCAAAGTCTATTAACCACTGACAGCCACTTTGTTTCTGAGTCTGCTCTAACTATAGATGCGTCTTTAGATGGCGTTACTGTCACAACTCGCGATTTAAATACCATTGTCGCGGGTGCTGTATCTCTGGTCAGAGGAAAAACCAAAGCATCAGTTAGACCTAATAGCCAATATGCACTTTATAACTCCACTGAGCATGCCCTTGAGTCTATAAATCAACATAAACTAACCACAATGTCACTTGAGAGTATTGATGGTGCAGGTTTATCTGCAGGCTCACCGGTTTATTACAAAAAAATGCAAATTGGCTCCGTTAAAGCAGTCGACTGGGAAAGCAAAACTGATCAATTTTCAATTACTTTATCTATCCAACATAAATTTAACCAACTAGTCCGTGACAATAGCGTTTTTTGGCGTAATGACGCAGCGACCATTGATGCAAGTTTATCTGGAATTGAAGTCAATATTGCCCCGCTTGAAGGCGCACTAAAAGGCAGCATCAGCCTAGGCTTACTCAATGAAGATCAAATAGGCAATCAACAGCGTTTGTATGACTCAAAAGAATTAGCCCTTAAACAAGCTAAAACCATTACCCTTATCTTACCGGCAGAGGCTAAAGTGGCTTCTAAAGCCGCTATTCGATATCAAGGTCATCAAATCGGTGTTGTTCAACAAGTAAAGCTCAATCAGGATCTTGATAGCTTGACGGCATCGGCTTACCTCTACGGTGAATATGCGGATCATTTTACAAAAACTGATACTGAGTTCTTTGTTGTTGATGCTCAAATATCATTAGCAGGGATTAAAGCACCAGAAACCTTAATCACAGGTCCATATATTGGTGTATTACCAGGTAAGCAAACTGAAGCAACTGATTCATTTGATGCGCATTTATCAGCAAGATATGATGCAGACATAGACGAAGACGCAGTCACGCTAATTTTAGAAGACAAGCAATTAGGTTCAATTAAAGTGGGAACACCGATATTTTTCAGGGGGATATCTATTGGCCAAGTTGATGGTTACTCGTTATCAGATAGCGGCAATAAAGTCTTAATGTACTCCCACATTGAAAAGCAATACACGCACCTTGTTAATAAATCGAGCCGATTCTGGGATGCATCTGGCATCAAATTGGAAGTAGGTATTTTCTCTGGTGCGCAAATCGAAACAGGCTCTTTAGAAACCTTACTATCAGGTGGTATTTCGGTAGTTACTGAAGATGTGACAACTGATGTGAACGCTTTGTCATCAGGTGCTAGCTTTAGTCTTTATAATAAGATGAAAGAAGAATGGCGAAGATGGCAACCTGAGCAAGTTAAACAATAA
- a CDS encoding nucleoside recognition domain-containing protein translates to MLNRVWLFFFLTAAIAIVVQLFNGHVEVLSDSVNAVFSSAKLAAEISIGLIGVLALWMGLMQVGEKAGVVGVFARLFEPLLSKLMPDVPRGHPAYGSMSMNLTANMLGLDNAATPLGLKAMQDLQSLNPEKTVATNAQILFLVLNTSSVTLVPVTVFLYRAQQGAAAPADVFLPILLATVASTLVGLTIVAIVQRISLFNGVVLAYGATLISVLIASVFYLMTLSAEAIGTLSTTLGNGILMVLILSFILTAGYRKVAIYDEFVEGAKGGFSQAIMLIPYLLAMLLAIGLLRASGALDYALQGLSNLVLLFGFDNRFVEAMPTALMKPFSGSGARAMMLETMDHHGVDSFAGRLSAIFQGSTETTFYVLAVYFGSVGIRNSRHALGCGLAADVGGIMAAIGVCYWFYG, encoded by the coding sequence GTGCTGAACAGAGTGTGGTTATTTTTTTTCCTAACAGCTGCGATAGCTATCGTTGTGCAGTTGTTTAATGGTCATGTTGAAGTCTTAAGTGATTCGGTCAATGCCGTATTTAGCAGCGCAAAACTCGCGGCTGAAATTTCTATTGGTCTTATTGGCGTGTTAGCGCTGTGGATGGGGTTAATGCAGGTGGGGGAAAAGGCCGGTGTTGTAGGTGTTTTCGCTCGTTTATTTGAACCTCTGTTATCAAAGCTAATGCCTGATGTGCCAAGAGGGCATCCTGCATACGGTAGTATGTCTATGAATTTAACTGCTAATATGCTCGGCCTCGATAACGCCGCGACGCCATTGGGCTTAAAGGCGATGCAAGACCTTCAAAGTCTTAATCCAGAAAAAACTGTAGCGACTAATGCGCAAATTTTATTCTTAGTACTCAATACTTCTTCTGTTACTTTAGTTCCTGTCACTGTGTTTTTGTATCGGGCTCAACAGGGCGCTGCTGCACCTGCCGATGTCTTTTTGCCTATTCTACTTGCCACAGTAGCATCAACATTAGTGGGCCTGACGATTGTTGCTATTGTGCAGCGAATTTCCTTATTCAATGGTGTTGTTCTTGCTTATGGCGCGACCTTAATTAGCGTATTAATTGCCAGCGTTTTTTATTTGATGACATTATCAGCAGAGGCTATTGGCACTTTATCGACAACCTTAGGCAATGGAATATTAATGGTGCTCATTTTGAGCTTTATTCTGACTGCAGGTTATCGAAAGGTAGCAATATACGACGAATTTGTTGAAGGCGCTAAAGGCGGGTTTTCGCAAGCCATAATGCTTATTCCATATTTGCTTGCAATGCTATTGGCTATTGGACTATTAAGGGCATCAGGTGCGTTAGATTACGCTTTGCAGGGCTTATCTAATCTAGTGTTGTTATTTGGCTTTGATAATCGGTTTGTTGAAGCTATGCCTACAGCCTTGATGAAGCCGTTTAGCGGCTCAGGCGCCAGAGCTATGATGCTTGAAACAATGGACCATCACGGCGTTGATTCATTCGCTGGACGTTTATCTGCAATCTTTCAGGGTAGTACCGAGACTACATTCTATGTCTTAGCGGTGTATTTTGGTTCGGTTGGCATTAGAAATAGTCGTCATGCTTTAGGGTGTGGTTTAGCTGCCGATGTCGGTGGTATTATGGCTGCTATAGGAGTGTGTTACTGGTTTTATGGTTGA
- the rsmF gene encoding 16S rRNA (cytosine(1407)-C(5))-methyltransferase RsmF: MAQINPDYLTHIAAELPEHLDMDEFISACQRPLRKSIRVNTLKISVADFKLIMQSKGWEFEPIPWCNEGFWVIHDEKQQPGNSVEHIQGLFYIQEASSMLPPEALFDDFNTTNLDNQSIVLDVASAPGSKTTQLAALMQNQGLLIANEYSASRVKILHANVQRMGVRQTALTHFDGKVFGEYLYEKFDAILLDAPCGGEGTVRKDVNALKNWQLDDVTDIAETQKQLIESAFLALKPGGSLVYSTCTLSQIENQQICHFIQQQYPDSVEFSPLNHLFKNSEKACTPEGFLHVWPQIFDSEGFFVAKIRKTVSVPRLKKCPKQQRNFPFVSAKAKQTEEIAEYLAKSFNINLPQQFDVMIRDDEYWLFPAQFSEFIGLMRFQRIGFKLADVLKKGFKVKHEAIIALSDFVSNQDRVIELNRSQAVEFLMGRDIPTSDIEGLDTTPAGEMIVSFHHKPLGVVKHLGHRLKNNLPRELVKDKIETI, translated from the coding sequence ATGGCTCAAATTAACCCTGATTACCTGACACACATTGCGGCAGAACTTCCTGAACATCTTGATATGGATGAGTTTATCTCAGCCTGTCAACGTCCATTAAGAAAATCAATTCGCGTAAATACACTAAAAATATCGGTGGCAGATTTTAAACTAATCATGCAATCCAAAGGTTGGGAGTTTGAGCCTATCCCATGGTGCAATGAAGGTTTTTGGGTTATCCATGATGAAAAGCAACAACCAGGAAATAGTGTTGAGCATATTCAGGGACTGTTCTACATTCAGGAAGCCAGCTCAATGCTGCCTCCAGAAGCATTATTCGATGATTTTAATACTACAAATTTAGACAACCAGTCAATTGTATTAGATGTTGCCTCAGCGCCAGGTTCAAAAACCACTCAACTTGCTGCATTAATGCAAAACCAAGGCTTATTAATTGCCAACGAATACTCAGCAAGCCGCGTAAAAATTTTACATGCCAATGTCCAGCGCATGGGCGTTCGCCAAACAGCATTAACCCATTTTGATGGTAAGGTATTTGGTGAATACCTCTATGAGAAGTTTGATGCGATTTTACTTGATGCCCCTTGTGGTGGCGAAGGCACTGTGCGAAAAGATGTTAATGCACTAAAAAACTGGCAACTGGATGATGTTACCGACATTGCTGAAACGCAAAAGCAGTTGATTGAATCTGCTTTCTTAGCGCTAAAACCTGGTGGTTCACTGGTTTACTCAACCTGTACGTTAAGTCAGATTGAAAACCAACAAATATGTCATTTTATTCAGCAACAATATCCTGACTCAGTAGAATTTTCACCACTAAACCATTTATTCAAAAATTCAGAAAAAGCCTGTACACCAGAGGGATTCTTGCATGTTTGGCCGCAGATATTTGATAGTGAAGGGTTCTTTGTCGCTAAAATTAGAAAGACTGTGTCGGTTCCAAGATTAAAAAAATGCCCTAAACAGCAGCGAAACTTTCCTTTTGTCTCAGCTAAAGCGAAACAAACTGAAGAAATCGCTGAGTATTTAGCTAAGTCATTTAATATTAACTTACCGCAGCAATTTGATGTGATGATCCGTGATGATGAATACTGGTTATTCCCAGCCCAATTTAGTGAATTTATTGGATTAATGCGTTTTCAGCGTATTGGGTTCAAACTCGCAGACGTGCTCAAAAAAGGCTTTAAAGTTAAACATGAAGCCATCATTGCCTTAAGTGACTTTGTTAGTAACCAAGATAGAGTTATTGAGTTAAATCGTTCGCAAGCAGTTGAATTTTTAATGGGCCGTGATATTCCAACCAGTGATATTGAGGGATTAGATACCACACCCGCAGGTGAAATGATCGTTAGCTTTCATCACAAACCACTTGGCGTAGTAAAGCACTTGGGACATCGTCTTAAAAATAATTTACCAAGGGAATTGGTTAAAGATAAAATTGAAACGATTTAA
- a CDS encoding TatD family hydrolase — MLIDSHCHLDRLKAAPDQSSLQAIVDGAKSRGVDYLLCVNVRQQGFESMREKMAQFDNVFLSSGVHPLDVQDGLNVDEIKQFATDRKVVAIGETGLDYFYAPETKNLQQQCFEQQISLAVEVNKPLIVHTRDAREDTIAMLKAGNADKVGGVLHCFTENWEMAKAAIDLGFYISVSGIVTFKNAGELRSVIRQVPQDRLLVETDSPYLAPVPHRGKENQPAYVRDVAEFVAELRGEKYQDLADYTSENFFNLFTDAAKLIGR; from the coding sequence ATGTTAATTGATTCACATTGCCACTTAGACCGTTTAAAAGCGGCACCTGACCAATCTAGTTTGCAAGCCATTGTTGATGGTGCTAAATCCCGCGGTGTAGATTACCTGCTGTGCGTCAATGTTCGCCAGCAAGGTTTCGAATCTATGCGTGAAAAGATGGCGCAATTTGATAATGTATTCCTTTCCTCTGGTGTTCACCCGCTTGATGTCCAAGATGGCCTAAATGTCGATGAAATTAAACAGTTCGCTACCGACCGTAAAGTGGTTGCTATTGGTGAAACTGGGCTAGATTATTTTTATGCTCCAGAAACGAAAAACCTTCAACAGCAGTGCTTTGAACAGCAAATTTCATTAGCTGTTGAGGTGAATAAACCTTTAATAGTCCACACTCGTGATGCACGTGAAGATACCATTGCCATGTTAAAGGCGGGCAATGCTGACAAAGTAGGTGGTGTACTGCATTGCTTTACTGAAAACTGGGAAATGGCTAAAGCCGCAATTGATTTAGGTTTTTATATTTCAGTATCCGGTATTGTGACATTTAAGAATGCTGGTGAACTGCGTAGCGTTATTCGTCAAGTGCCTCAAGATAGATTACTGGTAGAAACTGACTCGCCTTATTTAGCGCCAGTTCCTCATCGTGGTAAAGAAAATCAACCTGCTTACGTCCGTGATGTAGCGGAATTTGTTGCTGAGCTTCGCGGTGAAAAGTATCAAGATTTAGCGGATTACACATCTGAGAACTTCTTTAATCTATTCACAGATGCAGCCAAACTGATTGGTCGCTAG
- a CDS encoding PilZ domain-containing protein: MTDLVVNFDTLHQLYRAYMPFIKPAGLFISTTESHFLGQELSISYKLPGTMQMTDFKGVVVWINPLGASGGRPAGIGVKIKTDPESHKHHIEKLLSSELSSSDLTCTM; the protein is encoded by the coding sequence ATGACCGATCTTGTTGTAAATTTTGATACTCTGCACCAATTGTACAGAGCTTATATGCCGTTTATTAAACCTGCGGGTTTATTTATCTCGACAACCGAAAGCCATTTTTTGGGACAAGAGCTGTCGATTTCGTACAAGTTACCCGGCACTATGCAAATGACCGACTTTAAAGGCGTGGTAGTTTGGATTAACCCATTAGGGGCTTCAGGTGGTCGACCTGCTGGGATTGGGGTTAAAATTAAAACTGATCCGGAAAGTCATAAGCATCACATTGAAAAATTACTCTCAAGTGAACTTTCTTCAAGTGATTTGACCTGCACTATGTAG
- the holB gene encoding DNA polymerase III subunit delta' — protein sequence MQAFSLQQLPWLDAPFERFVKERSCGHSAHAQLVSIDQGLGGHILANEMAEAAMCTALTPVGACGHCKSCLLFKAGTHPDCHQIKADGTQIKVDQIRDLCQKLTVTAQQGGQRVAIIFNCEQFNLASANALLKTLEEPGNNILIILQTDVPSRLLATIKSRCQQVAFHGPDRKQVYQWLQANQLLPSVSAGEKPHDVTWCLSMIGGPLKLAESLGSNHYQQLIQFRTDWALSIKSGHLSGSLNKVSEHQIVDALNVLYLYLRQYVLKSKELDALAVSNIIGLSSKVAQMCQRLATMASINAPALCQDYILEFRQLIHLK from the coding sequence ATGCAAGCATTCAGTTTACAACAGCTACCTTGGTTAGATGCACCATTTGAGCGCTTTGTTAAAGAGCGGAGCTGTGGGCATAGTGCCCATGCGCAACTGGTCAGTATTGATCAGGGGCTAGGTGGACATATTTTAGCAAATGAGATGGCTGAAGCGGCTATGTGCACTGCATTAACACCAGTGGGTGCGTGTGGGCATTGTAAGAGTTGCTTACTTTTTAAGGCCGGCACTCACCCTGATTGTCATCAAATTAAAGCTGATGGAACACAGATTAAGGTCGACCAGATCCGTGATTTATGTCAAAAGCTTACCGTAACGGCTCAGCAAGGTGGCCAACGAGTTGCTATTATTTTTAATTGTGAGCAGTTTAATTTAGCGTCAGCCAATGCATTACTTAAAACCTTAGAAGAACCAGGCAATAATATCTTAATCATTTTGCAGACTGATGTGCCTTCTAGATTACTTGCGACAATTAAAAGTCGTTGCCAGCAAGTGGCTTTTCATGGTCCCGACAGAAAGCAAGTTTATCAATGGTTACAAGCGAATCAGTTGCTGCCTTCTGTAAGTGCTGGCGAAAAGCCACATGATGTCACTTGGTGTTTGAGTATGATAGGCGGGCCTTTAAAGTTAGCTGAGAGCCTTGGCAGTAATCACTATCAGCAGCTGATACAGTTTCGAACTGATTGGGCGTTAAGTATTAAATCAGGCCACTTGAGCGGCAGTTTAAATAAAGTTTCTGAGCATCAAATTGTTGATGCACTTAATGTTTTATATTTGTACTTAAGGCAATATGTGTTAAAAAGTAAAGAGCTAGATGCATTAGCTGTGAGTAACATTATTGGTTTGTCTTCGAAAGTGGCACAAATGTGCCAACGACTAGCAACTATGGCGAGTATCAATGCACCTGCTTTATGTCAGGATTATATACTCGAATTTAGACAACTTATTCATCTTAAATAA
- the tmk gene encoding dTMP kinase: MTQEQAKFIVIEGLEGAGKSSAIELVKKIITQHSHQEPVCTREPGGTPLAEKMRDLVKVADETDPLCDEAECLLFYAARAQLIANVIKPALAKGTWVLGDRHNLSSLAYQGGGRGLMPLVKSISDITLKGFKPDLTLYLDIDPQLGLARAASRGELDRIEIQKIEFFERARTTFLSFAAEDDTIIVIDASQTIEQVHAQITRELTARLS, translated from the coding sequence ATGACCCAAGAGCAAGCAAAGTTTATCGTTATTGAAGGACTAGAAGGCGCAGGTAAATCTAGCGCGATTGAACTGGTAAAAAAAATCATCACTCAGCATAGCCATCAAGAACCTGTATGTACTCGTGAGCCTGGCGGTACACCGCTTGCTGAAAAAATGCGGGATTTAGTCAAAGTTGCTGATGAAACGGATCCTCTTTGTGATGAAGCTGAATGTTTACTTTTTTATGCTGCAAGAGCGCAGCTAATTGCTAATGTGATTAAACCAGCGTTAGCCAAAGGGACTTGGGTATTAGGTGACCGTCATAATTTATCTTCATTAGCTTACCAAGGCGGTGGTCGAGGGCTTATGCCTTTAGTTAAATCAATTAGTGATATTACCTTGAAAGGCTTTAAGCCTGATTTGACTCTGTACTTGGATATTGACCCACAATTAGGCCTTGCAAGAGCTGCCAGTCGTGGAGAATTAGACAGAATTGAAATTCAAAAAATTGAATTTTTTGAACGAGCTAGAACAACATTTCTATCTTTTGCGGCTGAAGATGACACCATCATTGTGATTGATGCTAGTCAGACGATTGAGCAAGTTCATGCGCAAATCACTCGTGAATTAACAGCTAGGTTAAGCTAA
- the mltG gene encoding endolytic transglycosylase MltG, with the protein MKKTITIILTSLMTLTTVACVIGFWGYQQIIAYPNQVLTIDEPTELTIAQGMNVTKLGAELESKQIISDSWKLKYLVKINPEYAHIRTGLYQITPGDSIDSLLTKLNRGDEMTFSVTLIEGKTIKEWHESLVDLPHLSFDEDVFNRILVKNGDDSGLPEGKFFPETYQYQASDSLESILERSYQMMQKTLAAAWNERDPDLKLKTPYELLTIASIIEKETGKPSERDWVAAVFNNRLKLGMRLQTDPTVIYGMGERYKGNITRSDLREHTAFNTYRINGLPPTPIAAPSKAAIFAAAKPADVNYLYFVSRNDGSHVFSETLAQHNRAVNEYQRNRK; encoded by the coding sequence ATGAAAAAAACCATTACAATTATTCTTACATCGTTAATGACATTAACTACAGTCGCTTGTGTCATTGGCTTTTGGGGCTACCAGCAAATTATTGCTTACCCAAATCAGGTGTTAACAATTGATGAACCCACTGAATTGACAATCGCACAAGGCATGAATGTCACCAAACTTGGGGCAGAGTTAGAATCTAAACAGATTATTTCTGATAGTTGGAAACTCAAATACCTTGTTAAAATTAATCCTGAATATGCACATATTCGAACTGGGCTATATCAAATCACTCCAGGTGATAGCATCGACAGTTTACTTACCAAGCTTAATCGTGGCGATGAAATGACTTTTTCAGTCACCTTAATTGAGGGTAAGACAATTAAAGAGTGGCATGAGTCGTTGGTTGATTTACCGCATTTGAGTTTTGATGAAGATGTGTTTAATCGTATTTTGGTCAAAAATGGTGATGACTCTGGGCTACCTGAAGGCAAGTTTTTCCCAGAGACTTACCAATACCAAGCAAGTGATTCACTTGAGTCGATTTTAGAGCGTAGTTACCAAATGATGCAAAAAACACTTGCAGCTGCTTGGAATGAACGAGACCCAGATCTTAAATTAAAAACGCCGTATGAATTACTGACCATAGCGTCGATTATTGAAAAGGAAACGGGTAAACCATCTGAAAGAGATTGGGTTGCCGCTGTATTTAATAATCGCTTGAAACTGGGGATGCGTTTACAGACCGATCCTACCGTCATTTACGGTATGGGAGAGCGATATAAGGGCAATATTACCCGCAGTGATTTACGTGAACATACTGCATTTAATACCTACCGCATTAACGGTTTACCGCCAACGCCCATTGCTGCGCCAAGTAAAGCAGCGATTTTTGCTGCGGCAAAACCTGCAGATGTAAACTATTTATATTTTGTCTCACGTAATGATGGCAGCCACGTGTTTTCAGAGACGCTAGCGCAGCATAACCGCGCAGTAAACGAATACCAGAGAAATAGAAAATGA